The Castanea sativa cultivar Marrone di Chiusa Pesio chromosome 11, ASM4071231v1 genome contains a region encoding:
- the LOC142617840 gene encoding heavy metal-associated isoprenylated plant protein 16-like: protein MKQKVVIRVTLNNGKKNARSKAMQIAVGLQGVESVSLQGEDSSQIVVVGDNIDSVILTSLLRKKVGFAELTSVSPVSTEGEKAKQETKPSESGIQSMVWPTYQAGVPYYYQPGAPYYAYEVAGYNQNACNIM, encoded by the exons ATGAAG CAAAAGGTAGTGATCCGGGTCACCTTAAATAATGGCAAAAAGAATGCTCGGTCCAAGGCCATGCAGATTGCAGTTGGTCTACAAG GTGTGGAATCAGTCTCTCTACAAGGTGAGGACAGCAGTCAGATTGTTGTTGTCGGGGACAATATTGATTCAGTCATCTTGACATCTTTGCTGAGGAAGAAAGTTGGATTTGCTGAGTTAACGAGTGTCTCGCCAGTCAGTACTGAGGGGGAAAAAGCAAAGCAAGAGACCAAACCTAGTGAATCTGGAATACAATCAATGGTTTGGCCAACTTATCAAGCCGGTGTACCATATTATTATCAACCAGGTGCACCATATTATGCATATGAAGTCGCGGGTTACAACCAGAACGCTTGCAATATTATGTGA